A DNA window from Jaculus jaculus isolate mJacJac1 chromosome 1, mJacJac1.mat.Y.cur, whole genome shotgun sequence contains the following coding sequences:
- the Il12rb1 gene encoding interleukin-12 receptor subunit beta-1, with product MELQGTSLSLLILLQCALGGAVSGPRDLRCYRVESKGHYQCSWEYEGTLAGVSHFLRGCVSSRSCCHFAAGSATLVQFTDQDINVLSNVTLWVESRLENRTEKSPEITLNLYNWVLFDPPPRKIDVIGSAGQLHVAWQTPQIGAEVQFRRRTPSSAWKWGDCGPQRDGPSESCLCPWEKDVAQEIQFRRRRLESGAPGGPWSSWSDPACFPPETVPLPEVQFLEKPLGSNGKRQVTIHGQLPQMEHPEGCAEATLVNYTVHVHMVSCCCEASISRRVRRATLELSGAAYRLRVLSHSRFGSGPNQTWHIPARDLPGLGTLNISVEGNTTSLHWATHALHASYCIEWQLQSQQSHANCTFVVPHDGDPVRTATHSWSWASGALGREECYRMAVFAALRPKKLMSWSTVLTAYYFGGNASESGIPHHVSVKNHSKDSVSVEWSPSMLGTCPGVLRQYVLRCRDEDSKQVTERLLPPTQTRVTLRHLRGGTLYSVQVRADAAWRPGAWSSPQRFRLEVQISHWSVLFTCLGSFVSVLLLGSLGYLGLNRAVWHLCPPLPTPCGSSAVEFPRSQCKQTWQWTRPGDFPEVLSQQETFVVEMTLDKELPQDTPEPALNTEPFLDDQRQDQGQMDSSPTAAFMQGWRPWDLAS from the exons ATGGAGCTGCAGGGGACCAGCCTGAGCCTCCTCATCCTTCTTCAGTGTGCACTGGGCG GTGCTGTATCTGGTCCCAGAGACCTGCGCTGCTACCGAGTGGAGAGCAAAGGCCATTATCAGTGCTCCTGGGAGTATGAGGGAACTCTTGCTGGGGTCAGCCACTTCCTGAGGGGCTG tGTCAGCTCCAGGAGCTGCTGCCACTTTGCAGCGGGCTCGGCCACCCTGGTGCAGTTCACCGACCAGGACATCAATGTGCTGTCCAATGTCACACTCTGGGTGGAATCCCGGCTGGAGAACAGGACCGAAAAGTCGCCGGAAATAACCCTGAATCTCTACAACTGGG TTCTCTTCGACCCTCCCCCGAGGAAGATAGACGTGATCGGCTCTGCGGGGCAACTGCACGTGGCGTGGCAGACCCCCCAGATTGGCGCAGAAGTGCAGTTCCGACGGAGGACCCCCAGCAGCGCTTGGAAGTGG GGTGACTGTGGACCCCAGAGGGATGGTCCCTCAG AGTCCTGTCTGTGTCCCTGGGAGAAGGACGTGGCCCAGGAGATCCAGTTCCGGCGCAGGCGTCTTGAGTCAGGAGCCCCAGGAGGTCCATGGAGTAGCTGGAGTGACCCAGCGTGCTTTCCGCCAG AAACTGTCCCCCTGCCTGAAGTGCAGTTCTTAGAGAAGCCACTGGGCAGCAATGGGAAGCGGCAGGTCACCATACACGGGCAG CTGCCGCAGATGGAACATCCTGAGGGCTGTGCTGAAGCCACACTGGTAAACTACACTGTCCATGTGCACATGGTATCCTGCTGCTGTGAAGCGAGCATCAGTAGGAGGGTGCGCAGGgccacactggagctctctggagCTGCCTACCGCCTGCGCGTGCTGTCCCACAGCCGCTTCGGCTCAGGACCCAACCAGACCTGGCACATCCCTGCCCGGGACCTCCCAGGT CTAGGGACCCTGAACATCAGTGTGGAAGGCAACACGACTTCCCTGCATTGGGCGACCCATGCTCTGCATGCCTCCTACTGCATTGAGTGGCAGCTGCAGAGCCAGCAGAGCCATGCCAACTGCACCTTTGTGGTGCCCCATGATGGGGACCCAGTCAGAACAG cgacccacagctggagctgggcatcGGGGGCACTGGGGCGGGAGGAGTGCTACCGCATGGCCGTCTTTGCCGCACTACGTCCCAAGAAGCTCATGTCATGGTCAACAGTCCTTACTGCTTACTACTTTGGGGGCAACG CCTCAGAGTCCGGGATCCCACACCACGTCTCAGTGAAGAATCACAGCAAAGATTCCGTGTCTGTGGAGTGGTCACCGTCCATGCTGGGCACCTGCCCCGGGGTCCTGAGACAGTATGTCTTACGCTGCCGAGACGAGGACAGCAAGCAGGTGACAG AGCGGCTCCTGCCACCCACGCAGACCCGCGTCACCCTGCGGCACCTGCGCGGGGGCACGCTCTACTCCGTGCAGGTGCGCGCAGACGCTGCCTGGCGACCCGGCGCCTGGAGCTCCCCGCAGCGCTTCCGCCTGG aggtgCAGATCTCCCACTGGTCAGTCCTCTTCACATGTCTGGGCAGCTTCGTGAGCGTCCTCCTTTTGGGTAGCCTCGGATACCTGGGTCTCAACAG GGCCGTCTGGCACCTGTGCCCACCCCTGCCCACACCCTGCGGCAGCTCAGCTGTAGAGTTCCCTCGCAGCCAGTGCAAGCAG ACTTGGCAGTGGACCAGGCCAGGGGACTTTCCTGAGGTGCTGTCCCAACAAGAGACCTTTGTGGTGGAGATGACCTTGGATAAAGAATTGCCCCAGGATACCCCTGAGCCAGCCTTGAACACAGAACCGTTTTTGGATGATCAGAGACAGGACCAAGGACAAATGGACAGCAGCCCGACGGCGGCATTCATGcaaggctggagaccctgggaccTAGCGAGCTGA